The proteins below come from a single Oscillatoria salina IIICB1 genomic window:
- a CDS encoding Crp/Fnr family transcriptional regulator: MAKAAKKPQNNLLKLLVQSNYLFRELDENQLADYLIPDSLKAEKLFSNRPIYTAFLPDESLEVLYAIVSEGLVIIRSTPLDRIIAINYPGSCFGMRNLAFSYGLASKAFPSLVEAYKTTHVVKIPLATVAKLYEESEIFRSRYKMLFELREKFQYHLLNCSSYPPQAVAALLRALIYQERALGNQPNPEQVYIFDLPIDVIARACQLNQRTVEQVLKGMQQIGLLEPVTNKDLSGDTIQVIDPEGLKEVYSATRDKVSWWPLR, from the coding sequence ATGGCAAAAGCAGCCAAAAAGCCGCAAAACAACCTCCTGAAGCTGCTAGTACAGAGTAACTACTTATTTCGGGAACTAGACGAAAACCAGCTAGCAGACTATCTCATCCCAGACAGCCTGAAAGCCGAAAAGCTATTTTCCAACCGTCCAATCTATACAGCCTTTCTCCCCGACGAATCTTTAGAGGTGCTATATGCGATCGTCAGCGAAGGTTTAGTCATCATCCGCAGCACCCCCTTAGATCGAATTATTGCGATCAACTACCCAGGCAGTTGTTTTGGCATGAGAAACCTAGCCTTCAGTTATGGATTAGCAAGTAAAGCATTTCCGAGTTTAGTCGAAGCGTACAAAACCACCCATGTAGTCAAAATACCCTTAGCGACAGTAGCAAAACTCTACGAAGAAAGCGAAATTTTCCGATCGCGCTACAAAATGCTCTTTGAACTGCGCGAAAAATTCCAGTATCATCTACTTAATTGCAGTAGTTATCCGCCCCAAGCCGTCGCTGCACTACTCAGAGCATTAATTTATCAAGAACGAGCGTTAGGAAACCAACCCAACCCAGAACAAGTTTACATCTTTGACTTACCGATAGATGTCATTGCCCGCGCCTGTCAACTCAACCAGCGTACCGTCGAACAAGTTCTGAAAGGAATGCAACAAATTGGTTTATTAGAACCAGTCACAAACAAAGATTTATCAGGAGATACCATCCAAGTCATCGATCCTGAAGGTCTAAAAGAAGTATACAGTGCCACGCGAGATAAAGTTTCCTGGTGGCCCCTGCGATGA
- a CDS encoding glutathione peroxidase produces the protein MLPNREGEKVPNVTFKVREDSEWREITTKDLFAGKTVVVFSLPGAFTPTCSSSHLPRYNELAGVFKENGVDEIICISVNDTFVMNEWQKTQQAENVTLIPDGNGEFTEGMGMLVEKNDLGFGKRSWRYSMLVKDSVIEKMFIEPEKPGDPFEVSDADTMLNYINPNAQLPKFAFIFSKEGCPYCLRAKKMLNEHNIGYEEILINKDYTPRTLRAVSGAETTPQVFMNGELIGGSEELAEYFSKN, from the coding sequence GTGTTACCTAACCGCGAAGGCGAAAAAGTTCCCAATGTTACATTTAAAGTCCGCGAGGATAGCGAATGGCGTGAGATAACTACAAAAGATCTCTTTGCTGGTAAAACAGTAGTCGTTTTTTCACTTCCAGGTGCATTTACCCCGACTTGTTCCTCTTCGCACCTACCTCGCTACAATGAATTAGCGGGCGTTTTCAAAGAAAATGGCGTTGACGAGATTATTTGCATTTCCGTCAACGACACTTTTGTGATGAATGAGTGGCAAAAAACTCAACAAGCAGAAAATGTGACTCTCATTCCCGATGGTAATGGTGAGTTTACTGAGGGAATGGGAATGTTGGTTGAAAAAAATGACCTCGGTTTCGGTAAAAGATCCTGGCGCTACTCGATGTTAGTTAAAGATAGCGTCATTGAAAAAATGTTCATCGAGCCAGAAAAACCAGGCGATCCTTTTGAGGTATCTGATGCCGATACCATGCTGAACTATATTAACCCGAACGCACAACTACCGAAATTTGCGTTTATTTTCAGCAAAGAAGGTTGTCCTTATTGCCTCCGGGCGAAGAAGATGTTAAATGAGCATAACATTGGCTACGAGGAAATTTTGATTAACAAGGATTATACTCCTCGGACTCTGCGTGCAGTTTCGGGGGCGGAAACAACTCCCCAGGTGTTTATGAATGGTGAATTGATTGGGGGTTCTGAGGAATTAGCTGAATATTTCAGTAAGAATTAG